A section of the Prochlorococcus marinus XMU1402 genome encodes:
- a CDS encoding RluA family pseudouridine synthase, whose product MELNNQNSFGIGEGELIEIIYELPLPMRLDRWLVSKRPEQSRARIQHFINSGLVLVNYKTAKAKTPLKNGDNVQIWMPPPEPLIYLKPEKMDLNILFEDEHIIVINKQSGVIVHPAPGHKSGTLVNGLLFHCKDLPGINGKLRPGIVHRLDKDTSGCMVVAKSQEALVNLQKQIKEKIASREYIAVIHGAPGSEEGQIVGHIGRDKLNRLKYKVVEETSGRYACTYWKLEERFGNYSLMSFKLDTGRTHQIRVHCAHINHPIVGDPLYGRCKKLPCKLDGQALHAIKLGLIHPINGEEMIFESELPLDFQKLLSVLRVK is encoded by the coding sequence ATGGAATTAAATAATCAAAATTCTTTCGGCATTGGAGAAGGTGAGCTTATAGAAATTATTTATGAGCTACCTCTCCCTATGAGGCTAGACAGATGGTTGGTAAGTAAAAGGCCAGAACAAAGTAGAGCAAGAATTCAACATTTTATAAATTCAGGTTTAGTACTTGTAAACTATAAGACCGCGAAAGCAAAAACCCCATTAAAAAATGGCGACAATGTTCAAATATGGATGCCTCCTCCAGAACCTCTTATTTATTTGAAACCTGAAAAAATGGATTTAAATATCCTTTTTGAAGATGAGCACATCATAGTAATCAATAAGCAATCAGGAGTGATAGTTCATCCAGCCCCTGGACACAAATCTGGAACTTTAGTGAATGGATTACTTTTTCACTGTAAAGATCTACCTGGAATTAATGGGAAACTAAGACCTGGGATCGTTCACAGACTAGATAAAGATACCTCCGGATGTATGGTAGTTGCAAAAAGCCAAGAGGCTTTAGTAAATCTCCAGAAACAAATTAAAGAAAAAATAGCATCACGCGAATATATTGCAGTAATTCATGGGGCACCTGGTTCCGAAGAAGGCCAAATAGTGGGACACATTGGCAGAGATAAATTAAATAGATTGAAATATAAAGTAGTTGAAGAAACTTCAGGGAGGTATGCCTGTACCTATTGGAAATTAGAAGAAAGATTTGGGAATTACTCATTAATGAGTTTCAAACTAGATACAGGGCGAACGCATCAAATAAGAGTTCATTGCGCTCACATTAATCATCCAATTGTGGGAGATCCGTTATATGGAAGATGTAAAAAACTACCATGTAAATTAGATGGCCAAGCTTTACACGCCATTAAGCTTGGACTTATACATCCAATAAATGGTGAAGAAATGATATTCGAATCAGAATTACCATTAGATTTTCAAAAATTACTAAGTGTTCTTAGAGTTAAATAA
- the ylqF gene encoding ribosome biogenesis GTPase YlqF, with protein MDIPKIQWYPGHIAKAEKKLSEVINKVDLVIEVRDARIPLSTGHPHLNKWIDNKKHILVINRSDMISPNTINSWNKWFNAKDQYPLWCDAKRGIGIKEICKSAKDSRSSIDDRRISRGMRIRPIRALTLGFPNVGKSALINRIAKKRVVDSARKAGVTRNLRWIKLESGIDLLDAPGVIPPNLEDQKSALNLALCDDIGEAAYEIESVAIGFIKIISTLNKDKNANISVKQISNRYGVDITKGFKSPSAWIDEAASKHTSGNKRRMSHKLLEDYRNQMLGKIALEVPLWN; from the coding sequence GTGGACATACCCAAAATTCAATGGTACCCAGGCCATATTGCAAAAGCAGAAAAGAAATTATCTGAAGTTATCAATAAAGTAGATTTAGTTATAGAAGTTAGAGATGCACGAATTCCTTTGTCCACAGGACATCCACACTTAAATAAATGGATAGATAATAAAAAACATATTCTTGTTATTAACAGATCAGACATGATCTCCCCTAATACAATCAATAGTTGGAATAAATGGTTTAATGCTAAGGATCAATATCCTCTTTGGTGTGATGCTAAAAGAGGAATAGGTATTAAAGAAATTTGTAAGTCAGCCAAAGATTCTAGGTCGTCAATCGACGATAGAAGAATCTCTAGAGGAATGCGAATTAGGCCAATTAGAGCCCTTACACTTGGTTTTCCAAACGTAGGAAAGTCAGCACTAATTAATAGAATTGCAAAGAAAAGAGTTGTAGATAGCGCTAGAAAAGCAGGCGTGACTCGTAATTTAAGATGGATAAAATTAGAAAGTGGTATAGATTTGCTAGATGCTCCTGGTGTAATACCTCCAAATTTAGAAGATCAAAAATCAGCACTTAATCTTGCACTTTGTGACGACATTGGTGAAGCTGCTTATGAAATAGAGAGTGTCGCAATTGGATTTATCAAAATTATATCTACTCTCAACAAAGATAAGAATGCGAATATCTCAGTTAAACAAATTTCTAATAGATATGGAGTTGATATTACAAAAGGCTTTAAGAGTCCTTCTGCTTGGATCGACGAAGCAGCGTCAAAACATACATCAGGCAATAAAAGGAGAATGTCTCATAAGTTATTAGAAGATTATAGAAATCAAATGCTGGGCAAAATTGCTTTAGAAGTCCCACTATGGAATTAA
- a CDS encoding phosphoglycerate kinase — protein MSKLSLSSLDKTHLEGKKVLVRVDFNVPLNEDGQITDDTRIRAAIPTIEYLINHSAKVILAAHFGRPKGQVNEKMRLTPVAARLSELLGQNVALTNSCIGDEAVAQSNSLSNGDVLLLENVRFFGEEEKNDLEFARKLALHADMYVNDAFGAAHRAHASTQGVTNYLSPSVAGFLLEKELKYLQGAIDSPNRPLAAIVGGSKVSSKIGVLDSLLDKCDKIMIGGGMIFTFYKARGLDVGKSLVEEDKLELAKDLEAKAKAKGVELLLPTDVVLADEFSPEANSKISQIDSISGNWMGLDIGPDSIKVFQNALAECKTIIWNGPMGVFEFDKFADGTNAIATTLADLSAFAEVCTIIGGGDSVAAVEKAGLAEKMSHISTGGGASLELLEGKTLPGVAALNDA, from the coding sequence ATGTCAAAATTATCTCTTTCCAGTCTTGATAAGACACATTTAGAAGGAAAAAAAGTTCTTGTAAGAGTAGATTTTAATGTTCCATTAAATGAAGATGGTCAAATAACCGACGATACGCGTATTCGTGCAGCGATCCCAACTATTGAATATCTTATTAATCATTCTGCAAAAGTAATTTTAGCTGCTCATTTTGGTCGACCAAAGGGTCAGGTAAATGAAAAAATGAGATTAACTCCAGTAGCAGCAAGATTAAGTGAATTGTTGGGGCAAAATGTTGCTCTTACTAACAGTTGTATTGGTGATGAAGCAGTTGCACAATCAAATAGCTTATCTAATGGAGATGTTCTTTTACTTGAAAATGTTCGTTTTTTTGGTGAAGAGGAAAAGAATGACCTGGAGTTTGCTAGAAAATTAGCATTACATGCAGATATGTATGTAAATGATGCTTTCGGTGCTGCTCATAGAGCTCATGCTTCAACTCAGGGTGTTACTAATTATTTAAGTCCCTCAGTAGCTGGATTCCTTTTAGAAAAAGAATTGAAATACCTACAAGGAGCGATAGATTCTCCAAATCGTCCATTGGCAGCAATAGTTGGAGGATCAAAGGTTAGTAGCAAAATAGGAGTACTTGATTCTTTACTTGATAAGTGTGACAAAATCATGATTGGTGGAGGTATGATTTTTACCTTTTATAAAGCTAGAGGTTTAGATGTCGGAAAGAGCCTTGTAGAAGAAGATAAACTCGAGCTTGCTAAAGATTTAGAAGCAAAAGCAAAAGCAAAAGGAGTAGAACTATTATTACCCACTGATGTTGTTTTAGCTGATGAATTTTCTCCGGAAGCCAATAGTAAAATATCTCAAATTGATTCAATTAGTGGCAATTGGATGGGTCTCGATATTGGTCCAGATTCCATAAAAGTTTTTCAGAACGCTCTTGCAGAATGCAAGACAATTATTTGGAATGGTCCAATGGGAGTTTTTGAATTTGATAAATTTGCAGACGGTACAAATGCAATAGCTACTACTCTTGCGGACTTAAGTGCTTTTGCTGAAGTTTGTACAATAATTGGTGGTGGAGATTCAGTCGCAGCAGTAGAGAAAGCAGGATTAGCTGAGAAAATGTCTCATATATCTACTGGGGGTGGCGCAAGTTTGGAACTTTTAGAAGGTAAAACCTTACCAGGTGTAGCTGCGTTAAACGACGCCTAG